A single window of Candidatus Flexicrinis affinis DNA harbors:
- a CDS encoding extracellular solute-binding protein: MYVSRRKFALLLTLAALVLVMGGAALAQDAQVMRLVWWGSQNRHDRTIAVVEMYEAANPGVDIVYEFANFNDYWTLMNTQAAGGELACVMQQDYAYLAEWARNGLLAPLDPFVESGALDLSNVDEVYLEGGRVEGQLYGLSLGTNSQSIIIDVDAFEAAGVELPAPDWTWADFEEIALQYHKATGSWAYGNPSLGDDQIWTAMMVSMGTNPFSEDNTDFGYEDDSVIADHFNRLLRLQEAGAIMTLEEASQYAGGPENSPIVAGAAAMQYQWSNQVVAIFSARGEDANLKLWPMPRPVDAVGAANYLKPSMFFSITSDCETPELAADFISFFTNSEEANDILAAERGVPVSSAIREYMAPNLEPVGVETFDFLERVATDVSPIFPPNPPGYNDIRNNVWLPLFHDPVLYGQLSVEDGLAIFRSEAQAILSGN, encoded by the coding sequence ATGTATGTCTCACGTCGCAAGTTCGCTCTATTGCTGACACTCGCTGCCCTCGTTCTGGTGATGGGCGGCGCGGCGTTGGCGCAAGATGCGCAGGTAATGCGCCTCGTTTGGTGGGGTTCGCAGAATCGCCACGACCGTACGATCGCCGTGGTCGAAATGTATGAAGCCGCGAACCCCGGTGTCGATATCGTCTATGAATTCGCCAACTTCAATGACTATTGGACGCTGATGAACACGCAGGCCGCCGGTGGCGAGCTGGCGTGCGTCATGCAGCAGGACTACGCTTATCTAGCCGAGTGGGCGCGCAATGGTTTGCTTGCGCCGCTCGATCCGTTCGTTGAATCCGGCGCGCTGGACCTCAGCAATGTCGATGAAGTCTATCTCGAAGGTGGTCGCGTGGAGGGCCAGCTTTACGGCTTGAGCCTCGGCACCAACTCGCAGTCGATCATCATCGACGTCGACGCGTTCGAAGCGGCAGGTGTCGAGCTCCCGGCGCCGGACTGGACGTGGGCCGACTTCGAAGAAATTGCGCTTCAATATCACAAAGCGACCGGCAGTTGGGCCTACGGCAACCCGTCACTCGGCGACGACCAGATCTGGACGGCGATGATGGTGTCGATGGGCACCAACCCATTCAGCGAAGACAACACCGACTTCGGCTACGAGGATGACTCGGTCATCGCGGACCACTTCAATCGCCTGCTGCGCCTGCAGGAAGCTGGCGCGATCATGACGTTGGAAGAAGCTTCGCAATACGCGGGTGGCCCGGAAAACTCCCCGATCGTCGCCGGCGCGGCCGCGATGCAGTACCAGTGGAGCAATCAGGTCGTCGCGATCTTCAGCGCGCGCGGCGAGGACGCCAACTTGAAACTGTGGCCGATGCCCCGACCCGTTGATGCCGTGGGCGCTGCCAACTACCTGAAGCCGTCGATGTTCTTCTCGATTACGTCGGACTGCGAAACACCGGAACTCGCCGCCGACTTCATCAGCTTCTTCACCAACAGCGAAGAAGCCAACGACATCCTCGCGGCAGAGCGCGGCGTGCCGGTCTCGTCTGCGATCCGCGAATACATGGCCCCTAACCTTGAACCGGTCGGCGTCGAGACGTTCGACTTCCTCGAGCGCGTCGCCACTGACGTCAGCCCAATCTTCCCGCCGAACCCGCCGGGATATAATGACATCCGCAACAACGTGTGGCTGCCGCTGTTCCACGATCCCGTCCTGTACGGTCAGCTTTCTGTCGAGGACGGCTTGGCGATCTTCCGTTCGGAAGCGCAGGCCATCCTGTCCGGCAACTAG
- a CDS encoding LacI family DNA-binding transcriptional regulator has translation MPTSNDKPLTIRDIARLAHVSYQTVSLVINGKPGVSDKTRREIMRLMEEHDFRPNRAAQMLTTQRSKTLELIVVDVNYGGRLADSTKQMVRVAKEAGYSLLISEATAQNLETALESAGSRMVEGVVLYAPRLRVPDETLTAWSRGIPVVRRDYVPSSRLAWVGFDQVFASRIAVEHLLELGHTQIASVPPEADLHNGYWRHITIQQSLREHGLELVAYAEGDYSMGSGYAGVQEILATGKPFTALIVGTDNMALGALRALREAGLRVPDDVSVISFDNSELSQYTEPPLTTVEFKFSKQDEIAVKFLLELIADPTIELHHRVLSPTLIERASTRALTSKHRSSRASAKKGEDS, from the coding sequence ATGCCGACAAGTAACGACAAACCCCTCACCATTCGCGATATCGCACGGTTGGCCCACGTGTCGTATCAAACTGTGTCGCTTGTCATCAACGGCAAGCCCGGCGTCTCCGACAAGACGCGGCGCGAGATTATGCGCCTGATGGAAGAGCACGACTTCCGCCCGAACCGCGCCGCGCAAATGCTGACCACCCAACGCTCGAAGACGCTCGAGCTGATCGTGGTCGATGTGAACTACGGCGGCCGGTTGGCCGACTCGACCAAACAAATGGTGCGGGTCGCCAAAGAGGCCGGCTACAGCCTGCTGATTTCCGAAGCGACGGCGCAAAACCTTGAAACCGCGTTGGAGTCGGCCGGGTCGCGCATGGTCGAAGGCGTCGTGTTATACGCGCCGAGACTGCGCGTGCCGGATGAAACACTTACGGCGTGGAGCCGCGGGATTCCGGTCGTTCGGCGCGACTACGTGCCAAGCTCTCGGTTGGCGTGGGTCGGCTTCGATCAGGTTTTCGCCAGCCGAATCGCTGTGGAGCACTTGCTTGAGCTGGGCCACACGCAGATCGCGTCCGTGCCGCCAGAAGCCGACCTTCACAATGGATACTGGCGGCATATCACCATTCAACAGTCCTTGCGCGAGCATGGCCTTGAGCTGGTAGCCTATGCCGAAGGCGATTACTCGATGGGCAGCGGCTATGCCGGCGTGCAGGAGATCCTCGCGACCGGCAAACCGTTCACCGCGTTAATCGTCGGGACGGACAACATGGCGCTCGGCGCGCTGCGGGCGCTGCGCGAGGCCGGTCTGCGCGTACCTGACGACGTGTCCGTCATCAGCTTCGACAATTCCGAACTGTCGCAATACACCGAGCCGCCGCTCACGACGGTCGAATTTAAGTTCAGCAAACAGGATGAAATCGCGGTCAAATTCCTGCTTGAATTGATCGCCGATCCGACGATTGAACTGCATCACCGTGTGCTCTCGCCGACGTTGATCGAACGGGCAAGCACGCGCGCGCTGACCTCAAAACACCGATCGTCCCGTGCTAGTGCTAAGAAGGGTGAAGACTCATGA
- a CDS encoding dihydrodipicolinate synthase family protein has translation MSVAALPPIRPRRKITGMSAILLPFTATGDIDWDAFRGHVRRTADAGLVPAVNMDTGYVNLLTPAERHDVLAHTADETAGGPFVAGAFVGDSPGASWNLDAYRAQIELIHQFGGTPVIFQSYGLTGQADARIVESYQQIARHCPRFIAFELGTMFAPFGKIYSLEVYAGLLDIAECVGAKHSSLSRSLEWERIALRDRQRPDFMVLTGNDLAIDMVTYGSDYLLGLSTFAPDVFAQRDSYWLAGDDSFYELNDLLQYLGFFAFRKPVPAYKHSAAQFLHLRGLIGSDLTHPLSPVRPVSDREILHDISERLNALREAVP, from the coding sequence ATGAGTGTCGCTGCACTGCCGCCGATTCGTCCGCGTCGCAAAATCACGGGCATGTCGGCAATCCTGCTGCCGTTTACAGCGACGGGCGACATCGACTGGGACGCGTTTCGCGGTCACGTGCGCCGGACGGCCGATGCCGGGCTTGTCCCTGCGGTCAATATGGACACGGGCTATGTCAACCTGTTGACGCCGGCCGAGCGCCATGACGTGCTTGCGCACACGGCCGACGAAACCGCCGGCGGGCCGTTTGTCGCCGGGGCGTTCGTCGGAGATTCGCCGGGCGCATCGTGGAACCTCGACGCCTATCGCGCGCAGATCGAGCTGATCCACCAGTTCGGCGGGACGCCGGTCATCTTTCAGTCGTACGGATTGACCGGTCAAGCCGACGCGCGCATCGTGGAGTCCTATCAGCAGATCGCGCGCCACTGCCCGCGCTTCATCGCCTTCGAACTGGGGACGATGTTCGCCCCGTTCGGCAAGATCTACTCGCTTGAGGTGTATGCCGGGCTGCTGGACATTGCCGAGTGTGTCGGCGCCAAGCATTCCTCATTGAGTCGGTCGCTGGAGTGGGAGCGTATCGCACTGCGCGACCGCCAGCGCCCCGACTTCATGGTGCTGACGGGCAACGACCTCGCCATCGACATGGTGACGTACGGCAGCGACTACCTGCTCGGTCTGAGCACGTTCGCTCCGGACGTATTCGCGCAGCGCGACTCGTACTGGCTCGCCGGTGACGACTCGTTTTATGAATTGAACGACCTGCTTCAGTACCTCGGCTTCTTCGCGTTTCGCAAGCCGGTACCCGCATACAAACACAGCGCCGCCCAGTTTCTGCATCTGCGCGGTCTCATCGGCTCCGACCTCACACATCCGCTGTCACCGGTGCGCCCGGTATCGGATCGGGAGATTCTGCACGACATTTCGGAACGGCTGAATGCGCTTCGAGAGGCGGTACCATGA
- a CDS encoding NADH:flavin oxidoreductase, protein MSYKRVAQLRTAEQFRAHVESLGVNIPLDDELTAGADSPLAAPYTFDGTTIGNRFTVLPMEGWDGEPDGRPNDLVRRRWGRFGLSGAKLIFGGEATAVRYDGRANPNQLVINEATVESLAALRRHLVDTHGDRYGETSDLVVGLQLTHSGRFARPNDKRRMEPQILYHHPLLDRKFNVAAGYPVMRDADIETLIADFVNASVLAQQAGFDFVDVKHCHGYLGHEFLSAIDRDGQYGGSFENRTRFLREIVAGIRQHASGLRIGVRLSAFDWMPFKPGDDKTGTAEDWTGRYPYAFGGDGTGTGIDLSEAHDFLTLLRELDIRLVCITAGSPYYNPHIQRPALFPPSDGYQPPEDPLVGVARQIAVVAELKRAHPDLFIVGSGYSYLQDWLPNVAQYVVRTGMADSVGVGRMVLSYPELPADVLAGKPLQRKLICRTFSDCTTAPRNGMISGCYPLDPFYKARPESAQLDAIKHPDAETASD, encoded by the coding sequence ATGAGCTACAAGCGGGTCGCGCAGCTCCGTACCGCCGAGCAGTTTCGTGCCCACGTCGAATCGCTCGGCGTAAACATCCCGTTGGACGACGAACTGACCGCTGGCGCGGACTCGCCGCTGGCAGCCCCGTATACGTTCGACGGTACGACCATCGGCAACCGCTTCACGGTGCTTCCGATGGAGGGGTGGGATGGCGAGCCGGATGGCCGGCCTAACGATCTGGTTCGGCGCCGATGGGGGCGGTTCGGCTTGAGCGGCGCCAAGCTGATCTTTGGCGGCGAGGCAACGGCTGTCCGCTACGATGGCCGCGCCAACCCCAACCAGCTTGTGATCAACGAGGCCACGGTCGAGTCACTTGCGGCGCTGCGCCGGCATCTAGTCGACACTCACGGCGATCGTTACGGTGAGACATCCGACCTCGTTGTCGGTTTGCAGCTCACGCATTCGGGTCGGTTTGCCCGTCCCAACGACAAGCGGCGTATGGAGCCGCAGATCCTGTACCACCATCCGCTGCTGGATCGGAAATTCAATGTCGCGGCCGGCTATCCGGTGATGCGCGATGCCGATATCGAAACGCTGATCGCGGACTTCGTCAACGCATCTGTGCTCGCCCAGCAGGCGGGTTTCGATTTCGTAGACGTCAAACACTGCCACGGGTATCTGGGGCATGAGTTTCTAAGCGCGATCGACCGCGATGGTCAGTATGGCGGAAGCTTCGAGAACCGCACGCGCTTTCTACGCGAGATCGTGGCCGGTATCCGGCAGCATGCCTCCGGACTGCGGATCGGCGTCCGCCTGAGCGCGTTCGACTGGATGCCGTTCAAGCCGGGCGACGACAAGACCGGCACTGCCGAAGACTGGACGGGACGCTACCCGTATGCGTTTGGTGGCGACGGCACCGGCACGGGCATCGACCTCAGCGAAGCGCATGACTTCTTGACCCTGCTGCGCGAGCTGGATATCCGACTGGTGTGCATTACAGCGGGCAGCCCGTACTACAATCCGCACATTCAGCGCCCGGCATTGTTCCCGCCGTCGGACGGCTATCAGCCGCCGGAAGACCCGCTCGTCGGTGTCGCCCGCCAGATCGCGGTGGTGGCGGAACTTAAACGCGCGCATCCGGACCTGTTCATCGTCGGGTCAGGCTACTCGTACCTGCAGGATTGGCTGCCGAACGTCGCGCAGTATGTCGTGCGCACAGGCATGGCCGACTCGGTCGGGGTGGGCCGTATGGTGCTGAGTTACCCCGAACTGCCGGCGGACGTGCTGGCAGGGAAACCGCTGCAGCGTAAGCTGATCTGCCGGACGTTCAGCGACTGTACGACCGCGCCGCGCAATGGCATGATCTCCGGCTGCTACCCGCTAGACCCGTTCTACAAGGCACGTCCAGAGTCGGCGCAGCTGGACGCGATCAAGCACCCGGATGCAGAAACTGCGTCAGACTAG
- a CDS encoding Gfo/Idh/MocA family oxidoreductase — MEPYKLALIGTGKSVGNHLTAIHAMGDRVRLVAAVDIDQDRVREIAVENGIPNWYTDAETMLVREQPDIVNIVTPPASHKDLSIMALHAGAWVYCEKPLCASMAEFDEISNAERETGRYVSTVFQWRFGSAGKHLKRLMDAGSLGRPLVGVCNTLWYRTQDYYNVPWRGKWKTELGGPTMTLGIHLTDLFLWLMGDWAELTALTGTLDRSIEVEDVAMAAVRFENGAMGSIVNSVLSPRQESYLRIDFQRATVETRALYRYRNENWRFSLPDGVHDPALEALWSSLEVDTLGSHDAQLADVLDAMDRGTVPPVSGDEARRILEFSASLYKSAITGAHVRRGEITPDDPFYYAMNGAPAGEPQ, encoded by the coding sequence ATGGAACCGTACAAGCTAGCACTCATTGGAACAGGCAAGTCGGTCGGCAATCACCTTACCGCCATCCACGCGATGGGCGATCGCGTTCGACTGGTCGCCGCCGTCGACATCGATCAGGACCGGGTACGTGAGATTGCAGTCGAGAACGGCATACCAAACTGGTATACCGATGCCGAGACGATGCTCGTGCGCGAACAACCGGATATCGTGAACATCGTCACGCCGCCGGCGAGTCACAAAGACTTGTCGATTATGGCGCTGCATGCCGGTGCGTGGGTTTACTGCGAAAAGCCGCTGTGCGCCTCGATGGCGGAGTTCGATGAAATCTCAAACGCCGAGCGAGAAACCGGCCGATATGTCAGCACCGTGTTTCAGTGGCGGTTCGGTTCGGCCGGGAAGCACTTGAAACGGTTGATGGACGCCGGGTCGCTAGGCAGGCCGTTGGTCGGCGTGTGCAATACGTTGTGGTACCGCACGCAGGACTATTACAACGTGCCGTGGCGCGGCAAATGGAAGACCGAGCTAGGTGGCCCGACCATGACGCTCGGTATTCATCTCACCGATCTGTTCCTGTGGCTCATGGGCGATTGGGCGGAATTGACTGCCCTAACCGGTACGCTCGACCGCAGTATCGAGGTCGAGGATGTGGCGATGGCGGCGGTGCGATTCGAAAACGGCGCGATGGGGTCGATCGTCAACAGCGTGCTGTCGCCGCGGCAGGAGTCGTACCTGCGGATCGACTTTCAGCGCGCCACCGTCGAGACCCGCGCTTTGTATCGCTATCGCAACGAAAACTGGCGCTTCAGCTTGCCTGATGGCGTACACGACCCTGCCTTGGAAGCGCTGTGGTCATCGCTCGAGGTCGACACGCTTGGCAGTCATGACGCGCAGCTTGCCGACGTGCTCGACGCCATGGATCGCGGCACGGTCCCGCCCGTCAGCGGGGACGAGGCGCGCCGCATTCTCGAGTTTTCCGCCAGCCTGTACAAGTCGGCGATCACCGGAGCACACGTGCGGCGCGGTGAGATCACGCCCGACGACCCGTTCTATTATGCGATGAATGGCGCACCCGCAGGCGAACCGCAGTGA
- a CDS encoding Gfo/Idh/MocA family oxidoreductase yields the protein MIGMLQRAGARFAAFFDDDPAIAVQVAERYDGVTLAASRQHILDDPKIALVVGTPPHDERAALGIDAMRHGKDYLCAKPGFTTHSQLEVAETVAAQSGRRYLAYFGERLQNRSTVKALELVQSGRIGRVVQTVGFGPHKLGQSARPDWFYRTDRYGGILNDLACHQIDQFLLFTGSPTAEIAAAHIGNVNMPDVPSFQDVGDVTLRAAGATGYIRVDWLTPTGLPTWGDVRLFVTGTGGMIELRKNIDLDGRDGTDHLLVVDAHGVERILCDDVDLPFGRQLIADILERTETAMTQTHCFEVCRLSLDAQAKALWIGAQE from the coding sequence ATGATCGGAATGCTGCAGCGCGCCGGGGCACGATTCGCCGCGTTCTTTGACGACGATCCGGCGATCGCCGTGCAGGTTGCTGAGCGGTATGACGGCGTCACACTTGCCGCGTCGCGCCAGCACATTCTGGACGATCCGAAGATCGCGCTGGTCGTCGGCACACCGCCGCATGACGAGCGTGCCGCCCTCGGCATCGATGCGATGCGTCACGGCAAAGACTATCTGTGCGCCAAGCCGGGCTTCACCACCCACAGCCAGCTTGAGGTGGCGGAGACCGTCGCCGCACAGTCCGGCCGACGCTATCTGGCGTACTTTGGTGAACGTCTCCAAAATCGCAGCACGGTCAAGGCATTAGAACTGGTGCAGTCTGGTCGTATCGGCCGCGTCGTGCAGACAGTCGGGTTCGGACCGCACAAGCTGGGCCAGTCGGCGCGGCCGGACTGGTTCTACCGCACAGATCGTTACGGCGGCATCCTCAACGATCTCGCGTGTCACCAGATCGACCAGTTCCTGCTGTTCACCGGAAGCCCGACCGCCGAGATTGCTGCCGCGCATATCGGCAACGTCAATATGCCCGATGTGCCGTCATTTCAAGATGTCGGCGACGTGACTCTGCGGGCGGCGGGAGCGACCGGCTACATCCGCGTCGACTGGCTGACGCCGACGGGCCTGCCGACATGGGGTGACGTGCGGCTCTTTGTGACCGGTACCGGCGGGATGATCGAACTGCGCAAGAACATCGACCTCGACGGCCGCGACGGGACCGACCATTTGCTCGTCGTCGATGCGCACGGCGTCGAGCGCATCCTGTGCGATGACGTCGATCTGCCGTTCGGGCGTCAGTTGATCGCCGACATCCTCGAACGTACCGAGACGGCGATGACGCAGACGCACTGTTTCGAGGTCTGCCGGCTTTCGCTCGACGCGCAGGCCAAGGCGCTGTGGATCGGAGCGCAGGAATAA
- a CDS encoding carbohydrate ABC transporter permease has translation MIFPFIWLVSSSLKSQLEIFEYPPNLIPNPPVFQNYVDAMTFRPFPLYFWNSIVIATLNVIAVVTSSSLTAYGFARIRFWGRNFWFGVVIATLLLPNIVTLVPQFVIFTRLGWVNSIAPLTIPLFFGGGAFNVFLLRQFFRTIPEELCDAARIDGCSEFGIYWRIMLPLSRPALITVSIFTFLAAWNDLIGPLVYLRTPETYTVAIGLAQFRGAMTTRWDLQMAAAAIMVLPVIVLFFFAQRYFIRGIVMTGLKG, from the coding sequence ATGATCTTCCCGTTCATCTGGCTGGTCAGCAGTTCGCTCAAGTCGCAGCTAGAGATCTTCGAATATCCGCCGAACTTGATCCCGAATCCGCCGGTGTTTCAGAACTACGTCGACGCGATGACGTTTCGTCCATTCCCGCTCTACTTTTGGAACAGTATCGTCATCGCAACGCTCAACGTAATCGCCGTCGTCACGTCGTCATCGTTGACCGCCTACGGCTTTGCGCGTATCCGCTTCTGGGGGCGCAATTTCTGGTTCGGCGTCGTCATCGCCACCCTGCTGCTGCCCAACATCGTCACGCTCGTTCCACAATTCGTGATCTTCACGCGCCTCGGATGGGTCAACAGCATCGCGCCGCTGACCATCCCGCTGTTCTTTGGCGGCGGGGCATTCAACGTGTTTCTGCTGCGTCAGTTCTTCCGCACGATACCGGAAGAACTGTGTGACGCGGCGCGCATCGACGGGTGCAGCGAGTTCGGGATCTACTGGCGCATTATGCTGCCGTTGTCACGCCCCGCGCTCATCACCGTGTCGATCTTCACGTTCCTTGCGGCGTGGAACGACCTGATCGGACCGCTCGTCTACTTGCGTACGCCGGAGACATACACGGTTGCGATCGGCCTTGCGCAGTTCCGCGGCGCGATGACGACGCGTTGGGACTTGCAGATGGCCGCCGCGGCGATCATGGTGCTGCCGGTGATCGTGCTGTTCTTCTTCGCGCAGCGCTACTTCATCCGTGGAATCGTGATGACCGGGCTGAAGGGCTAG
- a CDS encoding sugar ABC transporter permease has translation MTFRRNVTGYLFVSPFILGFIFWFLIPALIALYLSFHRWNLISEPVFVNFSNWQRLFTDPLLPQALKATVLYTVISVPVGLVLSFGLATLLNNQLPGIGVFRTVFYLPSIIPAVASAALWAWMFNTEFGLVNVIIRGLGGPKIPWLQSPSWALPAIIIISLWNVGGAMIIFLAGLQGIPDIYYEAAEIDGAGRWTKLRHITLPLMSPVIFFNLVIGFINSFQVFIAGYLITDGGPVNATLFLVLYIYRTGFRSLDMGYAAVMSWVLFFILIGLSFLVFRYIGTRVYYETPGEG, from the coding sequence ATGACATTTCGGCGCAACGTCACCGGTTATCTGTTTGTTTCGCCGTTCATTCTCGGGTTCATCTTCTGGTTCCTGATCCCGGCGCTCATCGCGCTGTACCTGTCGTTCCACCGTTGGAATCTGATCTCCGAGCCGGTCTTTGTCAACTTCTCCAACTGGCAGCGGCTGTTCACCGACCCGCTGCTGCCGCAGGCCCTCAAGGCGACTGTCCTCTACACCGTGATTTCGGTGCCGGTCGGGCTGGTGCTGAGCTTCGGTTTAGCCACGCTGTTGAACAATCAACTGCCGGGAATCGGGGTGTTCCGCACCGTCTTCTACCTGCCCAGCATTATCCCGGCCGTTGCGAGCGCTGCGCTGTGGGCATGGATGTTCAACACCGAGTTCGGGCTGGTCAACGTCATCATCCGTGGTCTCGGCGGGCCGAAGATCCCGTGGCTGCAATCGCCAAGCTGGGCCTTGCCGGCGATCATCATCATCAGCTTGTGGAATGTCGGCGGGGCGATGATCATCTTCCTCGCGGGACTGCAAGGCATCCCCGACATCTATTACGAGGCCGCCGAAATTGACGGCGCGGGGCGCTGGACGAAACTGCGGCACATCACCCTGCCGCTGATGTCGCCGGTGATCTTCTTCAATTTGGTTATCGGTTTCATCAACTCGTTTCAGGTCTTCATCGCCGGGTACCTGATCACCGACGGCGGGCCGGTCAATGCGACGCTGTTCCTTGTCTTATATATCTACCGAACCGGCTTCCGCAGCCTCGACATGGGTTACGCTGCGGTCATGTCATGGGTGCTGTTCTTCATTCTGATCGGCCTATCGTTCCTGGTGTTCCGCTACATCGGCACCCGGGTGTACTACGAAACGCCGGGCGAGGGTTAG
- a CDS encoding sugar ABC transporter substrate-binding protein — protein sequence MSKLSLSRRQFLKLGGVTGAAFASTIARLDTAFAEAAVQRQDTVTISFAGWGQTAEQDGVLAAIAVFQEENPGVVVEWRHTPDVDFSTVFLANIAAGTPPDTSFIGSGDFETFRSAGILLDITDQLKNDPLLGQPDYFLPQEAQRCEDANGRWHGIGSTWVAPHIYYNANLLEAAGITPPGFGDDEIWDWETFVANAKLLTLDANGLHPDDEGFDPDNIVQWGVSYPLVPNPTYYIAAVYSNGGKYITEDGLCGLDSPESMQALQNLADLIHVHHVAPPSSAMASLGMDNTQMLNTDRLAIAIDGSWALSWINPSTLSVPMGVGALPKMATTATYLQAHFHAALAATQHPDEAWQWIRFLATPFYTEQFMKIGLWLPSQTAQTTEEGMASWLTEGIHPDNYREFVSSYLAKYGVAARIPAGFTEASNNFINPAVQAVADGTPAVDVMPEAVRQANEILAAAMATS from the coding sequence ATGTCGAAACTTTCGTTATCTCGCCGGCAGTTTCTAAAATTGGGTGGAGTGACCGGGGCAGCGTTCGCCTCCACAATTGCCCGTCTCGACACAGCCTTCGCTGAAGCAGCGGTGCAGCGCCAAGACACGGTAACCATATCGTTCGCAGGCTGGGGCCAGACCGCCGAACAAGACGGCGTGTTGGCTGCGATTGCAGTGTTCCAAGAGGAGAACCCGGGTGTCGTCGTCGAGTGGCGCCACACGCCGGATGTCGATTTCTCGACCGTCTTCCTCGCCAATATCGCCGCCGGCACCCCGCCGGATACGAGCTTCATCGGGTCGGGCGATTTCGAGACATTCCGTTCCGCTGGGATCTTGCTTGACATCACTGATCAGCTCAAGAACGATCCACTGCTCGGCCAGCCCGACTACTTCCTGCCGCAAGAAGCCCAACGCTGTGAAGACGCCAACGGTCGGTGGCACGGCATCGGGTCGACATGGGTTGCCCCGCACATCTACTACAACGCCAATCTGCTCGAAGCCGCCGGGATCACCCCACCGGGCTTCGGTGATGACGAGATTTGGGACTGGGAGACGTTCGTCGCCAACGCAAAGCTGCTGACGCTCGACGCAAACGGCCTGCATCCGGACGACGAAGGGTTCGACCCGGACAACATCGTGCAGTGGGGCGTAAGCTACCCGCTCGTCCCGAACCCCACCTACTACATCGCGGCGGTCTATTCGAACGGCGGCAAGTACATCACCGAGGACGGTCTCTGCGGCCTCGACAGCCCCGAATCGATGCAGGCACTTCAGAACCTCGCCGATCTGATCCACGTCCATCATGTCGCGCCGCCCAGCAGTGCGATGGCCAGCCTCGGTATGGACAACACGCAGATGCTCAACACCGATCGTCTGGCGATCGCCATCGACGGCTCGTGGGCGCTCTCGTGGATCAATCCGAGCACCCTGAGCGTCCCAATGGGCGTCGGCGCGCTGCCCAAGATGGCGACAACGGCGACGTATTTGCAGGCGCACTTCCATGCAGCCCTTGCGGCGACGCAGCACCCGGACGAGGCGTGGCAGTGGATTCGCTTCCTCGCCACCCCGTTCTACACCGAACAGTTCATGAAGATCGGCTTGTGGCTGCCCAGTCAGACCGCCCAAACCACCGAAGAAGGTATGGCGTCGTGGCTGACCGAAGGCATCCATCCGGACAACTACCGCGAATTCGTGTCGTCGTATCTTGCCAAGTATGGCGTGGCAGCACGAATCCCGGCCGGCTTCACCGAGGCCAGCAACAACTTCATCAACCCTGCCGTCCAAGCCGTTGCAGACGGTACGCCCGCTGTCGACGTGATGCCCGAGGCCGTACGTCAGGCGAACGAGATTCTCGCCGCTGCGATGGCGACTAGCTAA
- a CDS encoding response regulator transcription factor yields the protein MEPIRVLIADDHTLFRDGLRSLLMSIQDIEPVGEAASGQAAVEQAMALQPDVILMDIKMPDLNGIEATRRILRDSPHIGIIMLTMFDDDESVFAAMRAGARGYVLKGADQSAMLRAIRSVANGESLFGPEIAQRLMHFFAGLKPQAPDELFPELTEREREILSLVAQGDTNADIADKLVISLKTVRNHVANIFNKLQVADRTQAALRARQAGLGQNAPDESAR from the coding sequence GTGGAACCGATTCGCGTCCTGATCGCAGACGATCACACCCTGTTCCGCGACGGACTGCGCTCGCTGCTGATGTCGATTCAGGACATTGAGCCGGTTGGCGAAGCGGCGAGCGGTCAGGCGGCCGTCGAGCAAGCCATGGCCTTACAGCCCGACGTCATCCTGATGGACATCAAGATGCCGGATCTGAATGGCATCGAAGCAACGCGGCGCATCCTCCGCGACAGCCCGCACATCGGAATCATCATGCTGACGATGTTCGATGACGACGAATCCGTCTTTGCCGCTATGCGGGCCGGTGCGCGCGGCTATGTCCTGAAGGGGGCCGACCAGTCCGCGATGCTGCGGGCGATCCGCAGTGTCGCCAACGGCGAATCGCTGTTTGGTCCGGAGATTGCGCAACGCCTCATGCACTTCTTCGCGGGACTCAAGCCCCAAGCTCCGGATGAACTCTTCCCGGAACTCACCGAACGCGAGCGCGAAATCCTCAGCTTGGTCGCGCAAGGGGACACTAACGCGGACATCGCGGACAAACTGGTCATCAGCCTGAAGACCGTGCGCAACCATGTGGCAAACATCTTCAACAAGCTGCAAGTTGCAGACCGAACACAAGCGGCACTCCGTGCGCGTCAAGCCGGTCTTGGGCAGAACGCGCCAGACGAATCCGCGCGCTGA